Below is a genomic region from Streptococcus salivarius.
GCGTCCAGTGTTGTAAAACGGATTGCCTTGGCCTTGCCTGTCTTAAGAACCGAGAGATTGGCTGGGGTAATACCAATCCGTTCTGCAAGCTCACCCGAGCGCATCTTCTTCTTGGCAAGTTCAACGTCCAAATTGACAATAATCATAAGCCCCTCCTAAATCGTGTACTCATTTTCCTCAGCAATGGCATTAGCCTTGGTCAAAATCATAGCAACAGCATAGAGGACAAAACTAACTAGCAAATAACTGATGTTAAAGAAACTATAACTATGGCTGCCTGTTCCAAATGTAAAGATACCATTATTGATAAAAGCCCCAAGAACTAGCAAATGCGCTGACCAACGAACCAACTTAGCATTTTTAGCAATGAAAATATCAGAACGATAAAGATTAATCAAAAAGGCACGTAGACACAACAAGAATCCTATGTTGACTACCATACGAAGGAAATCAATGGTTGCTGTAAAAATCGTCAAACTAGAGCCGTTGCTTTTTACAGTAACTCCTGGACCGAGAAGCATCCGCAAACCTTGTTGTAAGAGTCCTTCATGACCAGTCAGAATAATGGCATCAGTAAGAATGGTGATTACAAGACTTAAAAAGCCCACAAAAAGGAGAACATTGACGAATAGGAGAACACTACGCAGACGTTTTTGTTCTTGCGTTTCCTGGCGACTTTTGGCACTTTTGGCAGATCTCCAACCATAATAACTAGAACCAGCTAAGGCTAGGACGATTAAAACATAGAATAAGATAGTTTTCATGTGTTACCTCAATTGTAAATACATTTTGATTTTTTTGGAGAATAGACTAGAAAAAGCCAAGGTGCCTCTAGGAGCCCTTGACCTCGTTCTAAATCATTAGCTAACTATTAACAGTATCAATTATATCGAATATCAATATAAAATACTAGTTTTTAGATAAGATTTTACTACTTTTCAAATAAGAATTATTCAATTATTTGACCGCTGTTTGTCCCTTACGAAGACGAATCGCATCACAAGCTAGAGAGACCAAGAAGAGCCAGACTGATGTACTAAAATCCATTACAAGGTGATTAGTCATTCCCAACTGCAGGAAGATATTCAAGGCTGATGGCACAAAGGTTAAGAGGGCAACCTTTTTCAAGAAAAGAGAGAAATCTTCTGTCCAAAGTGCCTTCCAAGTAAAGGATTTAAGTTCTTTACGAAGGAACCAAATCAAGGCAAGATAGAAGGCAAATTGTAGCTCTGCGACCAGCCAGTAACCCCAACCAGAAAGGTAATGAACCTCTGCACCTGGGAAAAGGCTAGCCACATCCACAAAAGGAAGGATAGGTAAAGCAAGCATTGCAAGACCGTAGATTGCCATAAGAAGAATAAGAAGAGCGTTGATGATTAATTTAAGTGTTTTCATGATAAGT
It encodes:
- a CDS encoding helix-turn-helix domain-containing protein; amino-acid sequence: MIIVNLDVELAKKKMRSGELAERIGITPANLSVLKTGKAKAIRFTTLDAICKELNCQPGDILEYRPDEEN
- a CDS encoding DUF2975 domain-containing protein, whose product is MKTILFYVLIVLALAGSSYYGWRSAKSAKSRQETQEQKRLRSVLLFVNVLLFVGFLSLVITILTDAIILTGHEGLLQQGLRMLLGPGVTVKSNGSSLTIFTATIDFLRMVVNIGFLLCLRAFLINLYRSDIFIAKNAKLVRWSAHLLVLGAFINNGIFTFGTGSHSYSFFNISYLLVSFVLYAVAMILTKANAIAEENEYTI